A part of Candidatus Omnitrophota bacterium genomic DNA contains:
- a CDS encoding LysM peptidoglycan-binding domain-containing M23 family metallopeptidase gives MSIKRYTYILVSFAIALTLIGCASVRPRLERPSARYPKGVYYEVKRGDTLWKISKLYDVSVNDIVRANRLPDATKISAGQKLFIPRHGGDSEELKYTRTSPGVWGETKFAWPVSGKVISYFGAKKGLITNKGIDIEANEGTGVIAADDGLVSFVDENMKGLGKTVIIDHGNGFSTVYAHNSEILVKAGDEVKKSTVIAKVGKTGRANEPYLHFQIRKGHEPQNPFNYLP, from the coding sequence ATGAGCATAAAAAGATACACATATATATTAGTGTCGTTTGCAATTGCGCTTACACTGATCGGATGCGCATCTGTAAGGCCACGCCTCGAGCGGCCCTCAGCGCGCTATCCGAAGGGAGTCTATTATGAGGTAAAAAGAGGCGATACCCTCTGGAAGATATCCAAGTTATATGATGTGAGCGTAAATGATATAGTAAGAGCCAACAGACTGCCCGACGCCACGAAGATATCCGCCGGACAAAAACTTTTTATTCCCCGTCACGGTGGAGATAGTGAAGAACTGAAATACACAAGGACCTCTCCGGGTGTTTGGGGCGAAACCAAATTCGCATGGCCGGTATCGGGCAAGGTGATATCATACTTCGGCGCAAAAAAAGGACTCATAACAAATAAAGGCATAGATATAGAAGCAAACGAAGGCACCGGCGTTATAGCGGCGGATGACGGTTTGGTAAGTTTTGTCGATGAAAACATGAAAGGATTGGGAAAAACCGTTATAATAGACCATGGAAACGGTTTTTCCACCGTTTATGCGCATAATTCAGAAATATTGGTCAAGGCGGGAGACGAGGTAAAAAAGAGTACGGTAATAGCCAAAGTCGGCAAGACCGGCAGGGCGAACGAACCATATCTTCATTTTCAGATAAGGAAAGGGCACGAACCGCAAAATCCATTCAACTATTTGCCGTAA